Within Candidatus Saccharibacteria bacterium, the genomic segment CTGGTTGGCTTAAACCTGTGTTGGGCAAACCCGGCGTCCTAGGGGCAGCTGAGGAGGAGTTACCAGCTGGGTTCGAACTTGTACATGCGGTGCTGCTTATAGTATCTGCGTCTGTCGAAACAGTTCCGCCGAAAGCTAAAGCCCGACCAGTCCATATCACCAGATTACCAATTGTGATTCCTGATGCGTCAATTACATTACCGCTGAATGTAGAATTTGCTCCGAGTGTAGTTGCCGCTCCGGGGGTCCACCATACATTACATGCTGAAGCACCGCTAGCCTGTGCCACAACTGAATTCGCTGATGTATTGAAAGCGCCTGTCATTCTAAATATATATGTGCCTGCACCTGACAGCGTAATGGTGCCGCCGCCACCGATAGATGCAGCACCAGATATGCAGTAAACACCAGGAACATAAACTCCTGCTGCTCCATGAGTAACATCCGAAGCAAGGTCAATAGCACCTGGGGCAAATGTAAAAGTACAAGGCTGGCTATTTAACGCGCTAAGTGCAGTGCCTTGGTCTATCCCTTCTTGGTTATAAGTAGAATCGGCCACGTGTGTAGTGCCGTTTACTGTCGGAGGGGTAGCAGGAGGGGTAGTGTATCCCAAATCACCACTTATCGTCGTCCCTGAGGTCGTATTTGTATATGTACCTGATAGTACTGTAAACCCATCAGTTATGCCGAGCGAAGGCGAAGTTGCTGCGATGGCTAAAGGTGAAGCAGTTAGAATTGACAATCCAAGTGATAAAAACCCGATTTTTATTAACTTTTTCATCGTTTTCCTTTTCATTTTTGTATCCCACCTGGACTCACCGTTAAGAGACGCTTGCTTCAATACAAATTTTATCATAATCATTATCCTTATGTCAAACTCAAACAGGGGCCAATAACTGCTTGGCTGGGCATACTGGCTGTATTATTGGAAGAAATTAGTATGCTGCCAAACGTGTTTTACGCTAAAAAATATTTAGATTATTGCAGGGAATGATATTTTTCTGTCATAAGTAAGTCGGTCATATGTTTTTTGATTTTAGAAACATCTTCCTGATTTAGTTTTTGAAAACCATCATAGAAGCCGGTATCTCGAAATGGTAGTTTAACGGCTTCACCATACTTCTGCGTCTTGGCATTTATTGCCCTGCCAAACACGTGCATATGAAGTGTAAGGCCTTCAGGCTTAAACACACTCCAGTTACCCATCTCTTGCCAGTTTACGTTACCAATTTGTATGCCTTGTTCGCCCATTGCATTTTCAAGTGCCTTACCAACAACTTCTGAAAGTAGGGCATATTCCATTGTTTGTTCAATATTTAACTCAGTACGATCTTTGATTCTGATCTTGGACATAATCCGTAAATGCCCACCGTCATTACGATCTACAAATGGGTTTTCTGGCACCTCAACGACAAATGTATTTGTTTTTAGAATGACTTCGTTCATGTATATATCCTAACAGACAAAAGACCTCCCAAAGAAAACTTTTCTATGGTTCATACTTAGCCTTAGATCATAGACGTCATAAGAACCATTCTGACTCGCTCCAGAGAAAGTGCATCCTAAAAGGTAGCGAATATAATTGCACCAAAAAAGACTCCATAATATGCTGCCTGTAACAAGAGCTGTGGTAGCGGTGATCTTTTCCAAACTATCACTAGGCCTAAAATGAGCAGCATGATCGCAAGACATGCTCCCATAATGATTTTGTCAAATGACGAAATAGTAGAGGCTACTATTGAACATACGATAACGGCTATTAGTAGTGCTCCCGATACCCTAGCGAATAGCTGATGTATCAATGTTTTTACTCCGCCTGTTTCTGGAACGAATGTACAGGCAATTTGGGCAAGTGTGGAAGATGCTACTAAGTAGAGGACTACGTTGGAAAGCTGATAATGCGGCACAAAATATTTATAGAAAAATAGGTAAAGAATCGGCAAAGCTAGCAGAAACAATACAATGTAGTAAAAGATTGTCGCGTTTTGAGCAGCAGCATGCTGGCTAAATGTTTTATTTATTCCTTGGGGCCATTTTAGCGTTAATATCACTAATCCCACTATAAGAATGAGTAATGCGTAAAGGATGTAATACTTATAAGTTTGCATGTTGCCCTTACTTTATCACTAAAAAGAACTTCCAAAGAAGTCCTTAACTATGCATATGGTTGGCTGCCGTTAGTTGACTTAGTTCGCAACGTTGATATCCAAATCTGAATCTGTAGAAACTACCGCCTTTTTAAAAATGCTATGGCTACCTTAATTATTACAAAAGCAGAAACCAAAGTCACAGGAAACCCTAGTATGAGGGCTAGTCCCATGAATCCGCTTTTGTCATCTCCTACCATAAAGAGACCCATTACAAACTGAAATACAAATATGCCTGTAATTCCAAAAAATACTAACAATATTATGTAGTCGTACCACCGTAAATTATTTAAATCCATGGCTATATCTTAACATAATATATACCGATTATGGTTGGCCTGAGATCGTCGGCATTGCTAGGACTGGTTTTGTAACTAAAAGGGTTGTCGGATAATGGTTTTAAGCTTTTCAGGGGCTGTCCGCCGCGCATCACCTAAGTAAATCTCGTGGTGATGTTTGTTAGTATCTTCAAGCTTCCCACCTTGATCACTTATGAACTGGTGTAATTCTTGAATGGTTGGCCCTTCATAAGCATAGGGACCCACGTACATCACTTGTGCAGCACGTCCTTCGTCGTAAGACTCAAAACGCACTTTATCTAATGATCTGGGAGACTTCTTCTCTCTTACTTGTTGAACCGCTTGGTTGTATATGTCTTCAGTAATCACATCGGGTTGCATAATCATTGCCGTCCACAGCCAGTTACTTTTGTCAGTTGGGCTAAAATCTGCCATATTTTCAGTCCACCATAGCCCCTCAAGAGGCATGACCCCAAAATCATTGCCGTACTTGAGCTTACTAATGAATTTAATTGTATAGGCAACAGGATAAAGGCTTTGGATAGCGTCAATATATTCCTGGCTGATGTTTGGGTCGCCTTTGCCATCAATCATAATAAAGTTCATCTTTGGGACTTGTACAGCAACCGGTTTACCGACTTTTCCACTAAACAAATGCTTCAGCTCTTTCTTATAGTCAGTTTTATTCACGACAGAACCTCCAAACTTTTTGGTATTGGCCGACAGCCACACTGCTTCTGGTGTACCAAATGCCATTTAACCCGTTCAGCTTTTGTAGCATTTCGTGGTAGTTTATTTTGTTGGTGCCAAAGTTTATTTATCATGCACACCTTTCTGCAATAAGCTTATATCCATATATTCAGCTATGCAACGGCTCTTTCGTACTTCATAAATAAACTTCCCTACAGAAGTTCTTTGTCATGATAATGCTTGGCTGACAGTCTGGGTCTAGAACGTAATATTTAAATTCACTCCGAGTAAGAGCAGCGGCCAGAGAAAAATTGCGAGTAAAGCTGAAAGAATATCCGGTACTGATCCTAGACTCGCAAGGTATCCTCGATTACTTGCTAGGATAATTCCAATAATAATATAGATGAGACTACCTATAGAAAAACGGTTCATAAGCTCCTCCTTCAACTAAAAATCTTAGTATAGCCTTGAGTATGCGCCACTATTTTTTTTAATACAATCAGTTGTCGCTCGGCTAAGTATTCGTCAAATTGCGAAAATATTTGCGCTGATCTTGCGGCCTATGTTTAATTTGCTGATTTTAGAATCAACTAGGCGACTAAATGTGATGTAAACAGGTTATTCAAATATCAAGCTAAGGTATAAAAAAGACATTCAAATCTATTTGGACGCTGTTTACGTGACCACGCGCACAGACACAAAGGATGATACAGCACATACTTTAGACTGTCATATAAATTAACGAAGGGATAATATTATGGACGATGCTTACGATGATAATCCAACAAAAAGTGATAACGTAGCAAAAACTTTAGCTGTTGTAGCAATATTACTCGCAATGATTGCTACTGGCTGGGCAATGAAGGCAGATAAGAGGGCGGGTGTTGCAGAAAATAAGGCTACACAATCAAGTCAACAATCTAGTGCGGACAACCAACCGGTTACAGGAACAAATGCTGCAAGCGAAACTAATGCTAGCGGTACCGGTGTTGGAGCGGCAGGAAGTGTATCAGAAGCTAACGGGACAGGACAGTAAAGACTAAACTCTTACACTACCTCTAAATCATATTTTGAACATGTAAATATTTTACAGTTCATACACGGAGTTGAACCAAAAGGGCTAACCGAGTCTTGATGTAGATAAGGTCCATTCTCCTGGCGCAAATATTTAATTATGAAAGGTTAACACTATGGCTAAATTACAAGACTTAGACAATATGACAAAAGCATACGGATGTCATAATACAGGTGCTTTTAATGGGCTTGGAATATTTTTTCTAGGATCATTTATGGGAATAGCAACGGGCTTATTATTAGCACCTAGAGGTGGTCAAGAAACTAGAACCAAAATTAAACAAAAAGCCTTGGATGTCTTAGATAAGAGCCGTGATAAAATGGGCAACGTCATGGACAAAGCAAAGGATAAAGTCGAACAGACAAGTGAAAAAACAAGTCAAGTTGCTGAGGTTGCCAAGCAAGCTGTGTCGGATTTAAAAGAACAGCAACCAAAGATGAATTCGAAATATAGTAGATAATTATTTGGGATTAAACCCTTCTGGATTGTTACCTGTTCAATCAGTCATATATTTTCTGGGGATGAGGGGTTCGGCCTTGCTTCGGCAAGCCCGCAGCTACGCGGTTAGCTGCACCCTCTCACCAGAAGATTGACTTGAGGTTAGAAAAATTCAATCTCAAATATGCAAAAAGCCGGCTCAAGAAGACCAGGCTTTTTGCATGACTGGGGATGAGGGATGATTATAGAACCCTGATCGGCGTGGAGGCCGAGGCGCTATGTTTGCGTGAAATGAACGAAGTCGACATCGAGATTCAAGTACATGCTTACGACCATTCACTTTCACGCAAATAGTCTACGGTACGTGCATTCGATGGCCAACAGCATTTCTCAGAACGTACGTTATGCCGACGATGACTCCGCCGATTAGTGCAGGCAGTATATTAAGTTCAGCGCTTCGCACTGCTGACTCGGTACTAACTTTGAAGAGATAAAAATTATCCGACCCAAGTTGATACGAGCCTTCGAAGCCACTCGAAACCATTACAAGTGGGATAATAGCCTGAACCATTATTATGACCCCAGCCCCTATGAGCGCAGTTATCATGAACGAACTCCGTTGTTTTGATTTTTCAGTAGACTCTCTGCCGGTCTTTGCAGCAGTGGCATTACTTGAGAATACTTCCGTACCAATTTTAGTATCTAGAATCAGTACATCTTTGAATTTCAAATATTTCCATAATTTAGATGCTATCCATATATCACCAACGGCACCAGCGAAGTTTCCGAGAAAACCAATCATAAAAAGATTCTGGTAAGCAGGAAATAATATGCTTAAGACGATAAAGACTACCGATAGTACCACGAAGGGTAAATATGCTACAAGGAGCATATTTTTGACAGGTAATTTTTGGTCTGAAGTTGCATAGGCGACAGGTATAATGCCCGCAATACCAATCCCAAACCTTGGCCAAGCGCCACCCAGTAAAAACCCGAGGCCATGTAGTAGCTCATGAATAACTAGAGTAATCAGGTAAACGGCTAGAGCCTCAAAACCAAAGCTCTGCGACGTCTCACCCACTATACCTTGAAAAATTGCAGCGCCAATGAACAAGAACAGTATCATTTGTGCACTGAGCGCATACGACTGTTGCCTCGTTATTTGAATTGTTTCTATTTTTTTCATTTAGGTTATTGTATCAAAGTTCCGAGCTAGTAGCGAAGGAGCGTGTAGGATTCAAGTACTTATATCCTGGCTGGGGATGAGGGATAGCGGCTAAAACCTTCTCCACTTGTTTGCAAAATGAACAAGCTCATTTTTCTACACTGCGCTACGCCGAACCTCCCAATACGTTTTGCTCCGCAAAACTTCGGAGCCTCGTATCCCAACAGTCGCAGAGTCAAGAAGAAACACCCTGCAGCCGTAGGGTGTTTCTTCTTGACTGGGTATCTGTGACGAAGTTTGTATCATACCCCCTAGACCTACGGGTCTAAACTAAAAGAGGAGATCCAGCCTGATGAAGTTTGGAGAAATGGCGACAGCCATTTCATCCACTGTTCTAGCGTCTGGTCTCCTCTGTTGGTGTGTCAATCTATACCAGGTTGAGTGATGCTACTCAAATAACACACAAGCCTATTGTACGCCAACGCCGGAGGGGACTGCAATGCATCTCCGCTTTCTTCTCTTTTCCTTTTCTCTTCTTTCTTTAACAGATGAACGTAACACTGTAGGAGGATTACTATGCAAGTAGTCGGTTTTGACGTAGGTAAAGACAGTTTATTCGGCGCCCGGATAGATGCCAGTACGAACGTAAAAGAACGCTTTGAGATACGAAACAACCAGGCAGCAATTACTACTGTCCTGGCGGACCTGCGGAGCCGCTACCGACGGCTTCTGGTAGCTAGTGAGTCAACCGCTGAATACCACCTAACACTCGCCCGGGTGTGCCTTGATCTGGGTATCCCATTTCGCCTGCTTAACCCGATTATTACTAAGCAATTTACCCGCGCTACCGTCCGGAAGATGAAGACCGATCCGTCTGACGCCTGGGTCATTGCTAAGCTCGCTCAACAAGGTGAAGGAACTCGTGTCACTGAAGATTTGTTCCATCCCAACAAACCAATCCTGCGTACTAGCATGCGCTTGACGAGATTTTCCCAGATACTAGACCTCACGCAGCAACGACTTGCCACCAGATTACCGGAGGAGACTGCGTTACTAGAGGAACTACATGACTGCCAGGTACGCTTGGAGACGGCGGTAGCCGTCTTCCGAACGAGAGCCAGAAGTACGACTGATGACCATCTCCACCAACTACTCATGACGATCCCGGGCATTGGTGAAACCATTGCCACTACCCTGATTGCTGAGATTGGAGATATTACTAGATTTCATGGGCCGAAGGCACTAGTGGCATTTGCCGGCCTCGACCCACGCGTCCGGCAGAGTGGCTACAGTTTGCAGCGCAATACCAAACTCACGAAACGAGGCTCGCCGTATTTACGGCGTAACCTCTACATTGCGGCGAGTGTGGCTCAGCGCTACGACAACCAGTACAAAGTTGCATTCAACAAGAAACGAGCTGAGGGCAAACGCAACAAAGCCGCCACCATTGTGGTGGCTAGAAAGATTCTCAACACTGCTTACGCAGTATGGAGTAGTGATACTCCGTACCACCCACCTAAAGCTTGACTTGAGATACCAGGTCTAGAACTTTATTGGTAAACTCAATATGTATTTCTTATTAAGCTGCCCGTCGTAGACGTACTTCGAACTTTTGTTAGGAAGTGACTGGGTAACTGTTTGTAGCTACATCGATGCTATTAACTGAAAGCAACTGTCTGGAACAATTATCGCCGATAATCATATCAGGTATTGCTATTATTTCGCCCTGATATACGAATGTCGTTTTGTCGGCGACAATATTATGATCTTTGTCGCAGAATAATGAAGCAAATGAGGGATTAACATTGCCTTTCTCACTAATCATGACCACTTGCTGTGTGCCGGAGATGTCTTCAGTCCATTGATTGTTTACTGTAAACGGTCCGATTTTATGTTCAGTAGTAAGAGTTGCGCTACCTTCAACTTCATGATTTGATGTGATAATACTCAACACCCTTGCTCCAGTAGCACTGATATTCAGGTATAACTTATTACCGTTAGCAGTGAAGAACGGATGCTTATACTCTGAGATAGCAGTCATTTGTGGGCTTTCGGATGAGCTGCTGCATGAAGCCAGCGCCCCTGATAGTAATAAACTTGATGCAAGTACTGCTGCATTTCTAGGTGTAGCTAGTCGTCGACCAGGAGATTCTGCAATTGATTTTCTAATAAACATTAGATGATAATAACATAAAAGTACGGGTCAGGTCAACTAATATAGCGGTAGCTGCTCACTACCCCAAAGTAGCAAGTGCCTTAAAGTAACCCGTAGGGTTAGTGCGCCACGTAGTGGTGCACAAAGATAAGATGGTAGCGAGTGCTCGGGCACCCTTTTCTGTTTGGCTACCGAAAGAGCGTTTGCGCTTTAGTACAAGTTGCCTTAGGTCGCGTTCAGCTCGGTTATTGTCACAGGGCGTGTTGTAGATGAGACAGGCAAACAACTTTGCTTGTCCTGCTCTGGTAAGCTGAGCTTTCAGCTTGGTGAGTTTTACTGGCTCGGTGGCATTAGTCTGCAATAACGGTTGAAGCCGTTGCCAAAACACATTGCTTTGCTTTGTCCTGGCTGCAGGATCATAGGTTTTTGCGAGGCATTGTCTCAGATCCTGGTAGATACTCGCGAACTGCTCGTACCACCAAGTTACGTCAGGTAACTGTTCTTCGGGTAGGTTGTCGTTGTAGCGCAGATCCCGAATGCAACGGTACAAGTGAGCCCAGCATAGCTGTTGCTGTCCGGGGAGACTACGGTATACGGCGTAGTCATCAGAAATACGGACACCCGTAAACTGTTCACCAATGAGATTACGGGCGTGGGTTACACCACGACTGTTCTCTAGTGAATAGCAAACCTTTTCACTGCTGGCATCGCTAAGGCACCATGCGTAGCCATAGCCGTCATTCTGTTGGATTGCCCACGGCGTTTCATCAACATGGATGGCTGGTGCGGCGCGAATGTCAGCTTTGAGTTGGCCAAGAGCCTGACGCCACCGCTCGTGTTGTTTCTGAAGGATACTGGCTACTTCTCCGTCAGATACGGCAAGGCCGTACAAACTATGTAGCAACTGTGTTACCTGTGTATAGCTCATACCGAGTGCGCTGATCAGGTGACAGATAAGCAGCTTGGAATTAGGCCCAAGCGTCACCACTTGGCCGCCAAGTGCTTTGCCACTGGTGGCTTTGCCGCAAGCGGCACAAACACCACGCTGCACGAGATACTTTGTCACGAGGCGTGAAGAGTAGTTTGGAGTTAATTCAGGCGAAGGGATATCCTCTTCATAGCGATCATGGGTTGTGACGTTTCTTAACTCGCCACCGCAGAGACAGAGTTCAGGTAGGGGATGACTACCTCATTCATAATGGCTGTAGCGGGTGGAATTGGCCGACGGTAGGAGGCTTTGGTGCGGGGCAATTTCTGGATCTCGGGCTGCACTGGAACTGCCGTTCCAGTCGGTGGCCGTTTCTTCTTGCCAAATACCATGGTTTGAAGCTCTGCTATCTGAATTGCCTGAGTCTTGTTTTGCTCAAGTGCTTGGTTGAGCAGCTGGCGGAGCTCCTTGTTCTCAGCTTTCAATTCGGCGATCTGTATGCGATCATGCGCATGTAGCTTCCGAAGGTTACGGAGCTCTACCATCCGTGCGGTAATAACATCGTCTGAAAGTTTTCGAGTCATATGTGTTTGTTTTGATTCGTCCTAAACTAAAGTTTAGCCCGAATGCTTTGATGAGGCAAGAGGTAGTGAGCGGTTACATATAGCGATTAATAACATAATACTTATGCTTGGCTAGGGATGAGGGATAGAACTATTCCACACTTTGTTCGGAATAATTCATAGATCCTATGCCGTTGTTTTGCCGTCAAATTTATCTTCAACTTCATCGGCCTTCGTAGGCTGAATAGTGTCCTTAAGGTGATTGGGTGGCGAATAAAGCGTGTAAAGTTTTAGCTCGACATCGCCCGTATTGGTAACATTGTGGTAGGTGCCTGCTGGAATAATAATCGCCCAATCATCCTTCAGCTCATATTCATTTTCACCGTTGTTTAACACAACTTTCGCTTTACCACTCTCGACCCTTATAAATTGATCGAGTCCGTGAATCTCATTACCAATTTCTGTGCCAGGAGGTAGGCTCATAAGAACTAGCTGTGTGTAATGCGTGGTGTGGATTACACGACGGTAATCTGAATTTTCGGTGGTTAGCTTTCCAATGTTTTTTACAAAGTATTTCATAAACTCAGTATACTCCGGCTGCGTTAATGCGTCTGTGATTAATAAAACAAAACTGGCTGGGGATGAGGGATTCGACCTACTTTCAGCAGGCCTGTCGCAACTTCTTTGCAAAACTAGTTTGCAAGAGTTGACTCCCTTGCGAATTGCCACCGGCAATTCTCACCCCGATCCTTAAGGTCAGAAATTCGAGCCCATAATCTCTAATATGCAAAAAGCCGGGTCAAGAAGACCAGTCTTTTTGCATGGCTGGGGGTAAGTCCGACGCTTTGAACCCTTTATTTTCAGATTTCGTGCTCAATTGTCAGAAACCAAAGAAATTGGGCTTCATCCACTTCAAGGGTAAAGTTACTGTTGCAGAACCTTAAGGGAATGAAGCAACCGGCTAGTTTACTCTATATCAAGAAGCACTCCGTACGAATCTTTGACGATTTGTTTCATGAGACTTATGTCGTTCATCTCATAGAACGCGATACAAGCACGTCGGTAGCGTGTCGGCTCGATACTGCCAAGGGTGATCGGTGGATATTCGTTGCTTTCAAGAATTGCGTTTGCGAGCACCCGTGCGGTTCTTTTATTGCCGTCGGCAAAAGGCTGCAGATAGGATATAAGCAGTAAAATTGCAAGTGCCTTATCGAGTGGTTGTTCCATGGAGTTGACGGCGCTGATTACCTTATCGAAGTTCTCGTCGATTTGCGCACTGTGAGTAAGGGGGATGTATTTTGATCCGCTAATACGAACGGCTGCTGTACGCAAGCCATACGATACATCGAGATCTTGGACTAGTAGCTCATGGAGCCTGAGTATCAGCGGGCGTGATATTGTTTTGAAGCTTTCCCTGTTCCCAAGTATGAAGTCATAGGCTTTTTGATGGTTTACAATCATCACGGCTTCTTGGTGAGTTTTGCCAGCAGCTTCTACCCTGTCTAGCAATAATGTTTCTGTCTCTAGCTCCGAGTATGTATTGCCTTCGATGGAGCTAGATTTCCAAGCAAACTCTATAAGCCATTTCTGGCGCCATCTTGCTAACAGGGTGCTGTCCAGAGATTCCAGAAAATGTTGATACTTTGTTACGATCATCCTTTCGGCATTACCAAAAACGCCCTCGCCGATGTATCGCGCAGTCATTTCTGGTGCGTCAAGCAGATAACGAACCGACTGCCTTGCATCGTCTCTTAAATACGCATCGATTGCATCTGCCGAACGTTCTATATGAAGCCGTCCTAGTGTTGTAAGAGAATGTTGGCGACTAGGGCCAGCACCTTCGCTGGCTACTAGGCCTGCTACCGTCAGAGCTTTAACATCTCGCTGGATCGTATCGTCAGATACAGCGAAGCCTATTTCTGTCATCATCTCTAATACTTTTGCCGTGCTCGCTGGCAGCATAAACAGAACATTCAGTAGGTCACTTTGTCGTTTCTGTAGTTTCATACGTGCCCTAATTTTACCACAACACCGCAAAGGTGGCGTATTTTAGTCTCGAATACCCGCATATTGCGGTGATTACCTGGCGTTTTTACTGATACTCACCTTGCTCATATCAACATGTCGCGGAGTATACAGTGATGTGATTTTTTTCAAATTGCCTAAAACATACCATCTATACAGTGTGATTATATTGGCTGGGGCTAGTGGATGTATTCCAGGAAAACCGACAATTCCACATCACGGGTGTGGTCTCACTAGAGATGGTATAATCAGCACATTATAGTAAGAAGGAGCATGGTCGTATGATTCTAACTGACAAAGTAGTCCAAACAGGATTAGATGATACCAACCAACATTTAGCCAGTGATCTTGCAGGGCATGAAAAAGAGGCTGAGGCTAAAGGTGAGATTGAAAAAGCAATTCTTTTACTCAAATACGGCGACACAGTTGAAGCATACAAAGCAGTATACCGTGCAAGACATATGCTTGGTTTATTTGTTCCAGATAGATGAGCTAAACGCACTCCGCATATCGTAAAAAGTCACCCACAATTAACCAGAGTCCATCATTTATCGCAATAAACATGGCTGGGGATGAGGGATTCGAACCCCCGATCCTGGGACCAGAACCCAGTGCCTTACCGCTTGGCCAATCCCCAATATGTCATGATTATACTCGAAAATGTACGATTTCTACACCTTAGAGGACGTTGCAAGTGCGGTGCCTTGTCATAATACGACCTGAAAAATAAACCAGCAACTGCTGGTTTATTCATACCTCTCAAAACTTCACACTGTTTTCAACGGCTTGAGGCCTCTCGCAACGCACCTCAAAACACTAATAGTTATTATATCATACGTTTTTTCTGCACAAACAATTTAGGCAGTTTTGCCGTTGTGATTTATATAACATACATATTTACCCCTGTTAATTTATAAAACAAAATCATTGCATAGTATGCTTTTTAGCCAACTGCGCATAAGTCACTTTACAACAAGTAAGCAAAGTGTTCTTGATCGTATATATTTATTGTGTTATTCTTTCGATCATGAGCAAATGCGCAAACAATGCAGCATATTATTATTCCGACTCCCCCGAGGCGGTTTATAGCTCGTTGCGCACATAAGAAACAACCAGAATAACCACAACCGCCTCACGCAAGAGGCGGTTTTTATATGCAAAGGAAAAGGAAACCGTATGGCAGAACATTTACCGCAAATAGAAACTGTAGGCGTTATCGGCTTAGGAGCAATGGGGCGCTTCATATGTCAAAAGATGCTAGGTGATTATCAAGAAGTTATCGGTTACGACCCAAGCCAAGATGCTATTAAAGGACTAGGTGGTATTGTTAGACCAGCCAGCCTAGCAGAGTTAGCCGAGCAAAGTGATGCTCTTATCCTCGCCGTTCCTGTGGCTGCGCTTAGTGGCCTCATAAGACGTCTTAAGCCAGAATTAACAAAGAAAGCACAGAAGCCACTACTAGTTGAAATGTGCTCAGTCAAAGAATACCCGGAAAAACTGTTCAAAAAACATCTTGATGGCTACGAAGAACTGCTACATGTTCATCACCTTTTCGGACCACAGAGCGCTCAAAACTCTTTTGATGGCCATAAAATATTTGTTACTAGTCAAACAGGTCAGCTAGCTAGCCAGATGCTTGGTTCGTGGGGTCAACTTAAGCTCGATGTAGCTCCGCTATCGGCCGAAAAACACGACAAGTTGATGGTAGTAAAACAAGTTATCCCCTTCTTTGTTGGTCGTATGTTAAATAGAATCGGCTACACTGGCGATAATATATACGACGCAAGAACACCATCCAGTGATGGAATGCAGTACGTCGTAGACCTTGACGAGAAACAATCTGAGGAGCTCTATAGAAGTGTGCTAAAGTACAATCGATACGCTAAGCCGGCTATACGCCTCCTTATGGAAAAAGGGCTTGTTGAGCTGTCGGAGTTGGAAACGCTTTGG encodes:
- a CDS encoding prephenate dehydrogenase, coding for MAEHLPQIETVGVIGLGAMGRFICQKMLGDYQEVIGYDPSQDAIKGLGGIVRPASLAELAEQSDALILAVPVAALSGLIRRLKPELTKKAQKPLLVEMCSVKEYPEKLFKKHLDGYEELLHVHHLFGPQSAQNSFDGHKIFVTSQTGQLASQMLGSWGQLKLDVAPLSAEKHDKLMVVKQVIPFFVGRMLNRIGYTGDNIYDARTPSSDGMQYVVDLDEKQSEELYRSVLKYNRYAKPAIRLLMEKGLVELSELETLWGELEEELAA